The Brassica napus cultivar Da-Ae chromosome C7, Da-Ae, whole genome shotgun sequence genomic interval aatttttcataacgagtataaattactaaaattgttaaaagtctaACATAACGTGTATgcaataagtgattttttgacctaaaatatttttaaaaatgggatcagctcatcagtaaacaaattatgcaacaaaaaagttttttaaaaagtgttgaatggccaaaaatattaattcgatcaagaatataaattttatttttatatacgatatttattaaataattttcttataaattcaccatgcgcaaggcgcaggtcttatcctaatTGGTTAAAACATTAACAAAGCAACATTTTCAAAACactttttgttattaaaaatattgttaacagAGAATTCAAAATATCACAATTACATTTTAGACTAAAATATTTGCGGTGGTATCACAATTACTTAAGGAGTTTAATATTAGATTTTTAGTTGAGAAGTTTTTACCAGAaccatgtaatatttttttcgtactaaaataaatatctgtGTTGACTATTGAGAACCACTAATCTAATAACAGGAGATAATTATCTACTTCATTAAACCATGTAATATAATACACCACCCTTAAACAATATGAAACAATTTATATTTCCTAAAGAAGTTAATATAGACtccaaatattataaatcacACAGAACCGTACttaataataacaatatatatatatatatatatatgtatatatatgtatatatgtatctatatattttctttatcacTACAACCGTACTGCAGTTATTTTCCAATTGTTACGCGTGTTATCATTCGGACCCTAAgagatatcttatatattaaaacagaaatcataatcttgatttatgtgtgatttttaaaaaaaatagatctaatggacctatttctttaaattcatattacatttaaatttaatctctaatcttatcatttaaattttgggtctaccagaaatttttattgggctatcaataattggatttaaacaatagatgatccattggatttatagatagtataaattaaatagatataatttaatattgtaatattatacctccatatgttaattatttaaatatttgtcgatgttaacttttaaaattataaagtttttttttaaactaacaaaaatcatacgaacaatgattaatctttactaccttaaacaagtgaatttctttttaaactatataatttatttaaaaaattaaacaaaaactaaatgtttaattatttactcgataatataaatctatgaagcgaaaattttaattttttaaaaactttctaaatttgtgaaatgttacaatatatttgaatataacaataaaataatattttactaatcattatatatatagttacgattttaataatgaaataataatccgaaaatatatatatatagaagaagatacaaatacatgtgaaagtttgaaataatctattcaatgaaaaaaatatactgtaaacttattatgttttaaaaattgatagacacatatgtattataatatatatcaatttaggattgaaaacaaaatgtttatataaaaataaatgaaaacaaaaacctgcgcggttgcgcgggtcgagatctagtctATATTACTAAAATTGAAGTACAAATGAGAATTTTTTGGAAACATTTATAGCATtataaattagaattttttGGAAACGTGGATAGcagtacaaaataataattgcctatttttaagtgattttttacatatttttgttttatttttaatcaattataatcacttcatttattatatttactaaatGATTTGAcatcatttattaaattcattttctcacttttttaactacttcattaattatatttactataatattttgacAGCATTTATTCGACATATTTGAATGAAATTACTTTATTTGCGACAAGAATTCAAAATggttaacaaattttttttttatttgtttacatattaatCGGGTACgagttttttcttttgagtatcaggttttttttgagttttgaaactaGGTTTCACTCGggtaatataaattttcatgtGTGTTTCGAATCGGATCTTCCCAAGTCCAGATAAATTTAGTTTTGATATGTAGAAACCTACAAATATCCAAAAACTATTGTATCTGATGCCGATTCGGatatttgtaacaaaattaacaatattaataGATTCAGTTcagatattttgaatttaaagtaAACTTAACctaaaaataaccaaaagtaACATTATTACCCTATTTGATTTGAATTCGATTATGATAACCAAAAGTAACAATATTACCCTATTTGATTTGAATTCGATTATGATGTatagaaacctaaaaatattcaaatatttacgcaattaattatattatgacgcatataaaatatataatactaatcacgaaaaaaaatatcaatttataaaaaaacgtaaagATTAACAGCCGTATGGGCGTGTGGGTCAATTTCTAGTATTGAATTAAGAGCATAGTCTTTtaggcattaaaaaaaaggTAATAATAGCAAAAAGGTATAAATGGGCTATGTGCTTTGTTTATATTAGTTCTgttttggttgaggttttgaactttctcttatttttttctccCGACTCAGAACATTTAACGTACGAGTTTCGACATTTTAATCTaaatcacaaatcacaaaaGTTAAAGGTCGAGTCCAAAATCTAGTAAATAGTAAATACCAAAAGCTAAACTACAGTTCCACATAACACCAAACTGAAAACGTAAAAGGCAATCCTAAATACTAGTCTCAGGGTTTTTCTTCACATCAAAGATAAAAACCTAGTTCGTTATATGTTCCCAATAAAAGGTCAGAATCACATCATGttgaaaaaaatctatgttATGTACGTTAAGTTACCTGTTTTCTAAATATCGCATCGCTTTCTTGCCGCTAACGTCCTGCAAAGCTGCATCCCACTTAAGGATTCGGTCGTCTCGATTACAATGATTTTCttttctccacagcttccataGCTGAAGACCAAAACTGCCCTTCAGTTTCTTCACAATGGATATCTCTAACTTATAGAATACTGGAATAACCCGGAGAGTGCGTCGATCCACACACTCTTTTATCTTCACCAGCTCGTTCAAACACCAATCTGACTCCGTGTACCTGCTCGATATGATCGCCACCGCCACCGTGGACTCCTCAATCTTTTCAAAAAGATCCGTAAGATCATCACCTACTTCCAATTTATCGTCTATAAAAGCATTGATCCCATTTTTGTGCAAGACGTCATGGAGATAGGGGGCAAAGTGGCTACGCAGGTCTGCTCCTCGGAAATTGATGAACACTTGTGCTTTATCGTTGCGAGATGAGGATGACATCATCATTTTTGGTCTGCAATTAATTGATTGGAGAAGCAAATGACGTCTTCTTAAATATAGCTCATCTGACCGCGTTAATCGTCGAgattacaaaatataagaatcaAAGTCATGGTACTAATACTATACTGGTCATTATTTTATCAACCGAtgctaaaaaaaagttttattaggAATACTGTTTCTTTAGAggcataaaattttaatgacCAACTAGATGataaaaattgttttgatttgaatCAACGATCACCTAGCCAATATAAgcatgaatgttttttttatcacataaATGTTTCACTTCtgaaatttctttatttttacttttgaagGCCTTCTTAATTGTTGATGAACTTAAAAGAACTTGTATGAACAATTTTCAATTAGCAGAGTGTGATCTCCGGTGTGCAGGTATTTGTGGGGCAGAAGAGGAATCCATATATCACGTTAtttttgaatgtccaccagCACTTCAAACATGGGCTTTATCTCGAATCCCTTCCCCTCCCGGAATCTTTCCATCTTCCTCCGTTTTTACTAGTCTGGATCATCTTTTCTGGAGACTTCCAACGGATGTTGATTCAGAGTATTTTCCATGGATTAtgtggtatatatggaaaaataAGAATGACAAAATTCATAATAATAGGACTGTAAGTCCTCAAGAAATTTTGCGCAGAGCGGATGTTGAAGGATCACTTTGGGCTGAAGCCCAACTCTTGGTATAAGAGAATCAGGGGTTTCCACCGACAGATGGGAGTTGGCAGACATTGGGGTCCTCTCGAGTTTGCTACATTGATGGGGCGTGGAGAGAACATGATGCTTTTACAGGCCAGGGCTGGTATTGCCAAAAGATAAACTCAGTGGACGTAATGATGGGCGCAATGAACCTTCGACGTAGCCTACCACCTTTACATGCTGAATGTGAAGCtctgatttgggcaatggagtgcatgaagaccctGCAGTTCTCAGATGTAGTATTTgtgacggattgttctcaattggtgaagatggtgtcctCACCTGAAGAATGGCCGGCGTTCGCTACACACATGGAAGAATTCTGCTGAAGTAAGACTTTCTTCCCCAACTTCACGATCAGATATATCTCAAGGGCACAAAACACAATGGCGGACAAGCTTGCACGTGGTGCGAGGAGTTCTCCTTCAGCTATGCTATATGTCGATTCTTTACCTCCGGTTTGGCTATCTGAACCGGTGGCCCCATAGGCTTCTAGTCTAttatgatgtcaaaaaaaaaaaaatctcaaaatgaCCCTCAGAATATTGTGTAGAGAGTTTAGATTAGAGAAAAtgactaggatagcactaaaaaagtttttgtcacaaatataacttttaagaataaaaatgaccaaaatagcacataatgttttattaaaagagataaatatacaattataccccaaatgtaaattaatttagacattagggtttagagttaagtagtggggtttaggatttagggtttagggtttagagtttaggggtggggtttagggtttagagttaaggggtggggtttaagatttagggtttaggatttagggtttagggtttagagtttagggtttagggtttatgttttagggtttagaattgggGAGTGGAGTTttggaataaaattttaaattttgaaaaataaaaaaaaaagtttcaaaagataaaatgctattttggtcattttagtttttgaagattatttttgtgacataaacttagaaatgtgctattttggagatttgtccTTTAAATTATAGTGGTTTCTAAACGtaagatttatatttatttttcgcCGTTGTGATATAGTTAGAAGGGGAGTTCGTTAAATGCTAAGTGGCAAGGGAAGTTCTCATGGAGTTTGTTTGTCTTTTGAGAGCCTCCCAACATCTCTCTTGCTCTTTgaccattttttttataaaatttttttttcgtctAATTATTCGATGAAATCTCCTCATTGGAGACGTTCTTCTTAGCCCTGAACAATTAACATGGTAAAAGCGTATAAATGTATCAATGACTGCAAGCGgaacataaaaagaaaaagttaatcTGAGGGAGTGTATTCAATCTAAAATTTgaggtgatttgatttttaatgaggttttagatgattttaagaAATTGCagagaataaaataatttttgttaaaccactttagaatatcacctaaaaccatgagatttgattttttattttttagctaAGAAACTTCACTCAAACACTCTAAAATcacttgaaaactttaaaactccacaacttaaaatatttctaataacAGTGAATTTCAGAGTACtttataaaatgtcaagttctataacactggattttaaatgattttttaaaattcatgttttaataacagtagatttgtcgttttgacacaaatcacctaaaactctcAATTGAATACACCCCTTACTTCATTTTCGttgaatatttcaaaattataaagataACGTCATTtgcatttatattaatattagtaTGTTAATTGACTCAGATAAGTTTTGTTTGACTTTTCACTTCGTAATAGTATATAAGAAACCTAGCTGCCATaattttttctccttttgattGGTTATTtgaatgtttcaatataatttggaGGAACAGATGGAAAgtgattcatttttttttagcaTCGAAAATAAATAAgctaaaaaaacttagtttgcATCCACCAGGGCTAACCATCTTGGAGCACATCTGTTCACATAAGGTATCCGGAGTTCGAGTGATCGGAAAGTGATTCATTTAGAAACAAGTTCTACCCAAAATTTTGTAGAATCGGAAATAGATACAGTGAAACGAGCCATTTTAAAacgtaaaatattatttttttaaagaatggaAACGTTTTAACAacgtactagattttgatccgcgcttagaaagcgcgaatttttttttttattt includes:
- the LOC125589817 gene encoding protein PHLOEM PROTEIN 2-LIKE A8-like, which encodes MMMSSSSRNDKAQVFINFRGADLRSHFAPYLHDVLHKNGINAFIDDKLEVGDDLTDLFEKIEESTVAVAIISSRYTESDWCLNELVKIKECVDRRTLRVIPVFYKLEISIVKKLKGSFGLQLWKLWRKENHCNRDDRILKWDAALQDVSGKKAMRYLENSNEADFADKMAKHIQDYLNKDKPPREENPKPQGKREENVKPQGKGGDNPNPEEGSNMASSSIKPGKQCLK